A region of Saccharococcus thermophilus DNA encodes the following proteins:
- a CDS encoding methyl-accepting chemotaxis protein, translating into MRHLTKQRRAKQALKKAVEVAEKLQQYIDNTRPLEAQLDHIRSFLDKQLGQDEYFLIVDETGYSLVHTNRLREGRIFSDEVGQKAAKTTKPLLQVYERDTGEVLIDASCPLWTDPSGKRFNLRMGRLMHHPYLPIYFSLLSIVPAVLSLLFTIIFSLSALWMCTMTITIGLIFSFYFYRSLIIELRHWYSATRSVSSGNLQTEVRTKRKRNEFHQIAYELNKMILGIRTIITELAKAVKTVNQVSEKQQLETKRLSESFDEIAAAMETFREGTKQQTVSVEQANHFVMQMVKRVQNMQEEVERVVSQAKSALTSMNEGNRLIEETKQKMDTMQQEINKTTALIHAAAQEAANAQDMISSIRTITKQTNLLALNASIEASRAGEAGKGFAIVAQEVRKLAEDTNTFAAQILASLQTMASVLQDAVQAVQENEQHVEKTKLSLWKTGETFTLFQHMFTQLNELLQQNKIHVESVTVNGQNLQRLIGDINAIASDFTNMVQETTAGLEQQTIAIHELAKEADVLLASVHELEKIVQRFH; encoded by the coding sequence ATGAGACATCTGACAAAACAACGGCGAGCGAAACAAGCGCTAAAAAAAGCGGTAGAGGTGGCAGAAAAGCTGCAACAATACATAGACAACACCCGTCCGTTAGAGGCGCAGTTAGATCATATTCGTTCGTTTTTGGACAAGCAGCTTGGACAGGATGAGTATTTTCTTATCGTAGATGAAACGGGATACAGTCTCGTTCATACGAACCGCTTGCGGGAAGGCAGGATTTTTTCGGATGAAGTAGGACAGAAGGCGGCAAAAACAACAAAACCGCTTTTGCAAGTGTATGAACGGGATACCGGGGAAGTGCTGATCGATGCAAGCTGTCCGTTATGGACAGATCCTAGTGGAAAGCGCTTTAATTTGCGGATGGGACGATTAATGCACCACCCTTATTTGCCGATATATTTTTCCCTTCTCTCCATCGTCCCGGCTGTTCTCAGCCTGCTTTTCACTATTATTTTTTCCTTATCCGCTCTATGGATGTGCACTATGACCATTACCATTGGCCTTATCTTCAGTTTTTATTTTTATCGTTCACTCATCATTGAACTGCGCCATTGGTATAGCGCCACCCGCTCCGTTTCCTCTGGAAACTTGCAGACAGAAGTGCGGACAAAGCGAAAACGAAACGAATTTCATCAAATCGCTTACGAACTTAATAAAATGATTTTAGGCATCCGTACGATTATTACCGAGCTAGCAAAGGCGGTCAAAACGGTCAATCAAGTCAGCGAAAAACAGCAATTGGAAACAAAACGGCTTTCTGAATCGTTTGATGAAATCGCGGCAGCGATGGAAACATTTCGTGAAGGCACAAAACAGCAAACGGTATCAGTAGAACAGGCAAATCATTTCGTCATGCAGATGGTAAAACGGGTGCAAAACATGCAAGAAGAAGTAGAACGCGTCGTTTCACAGGCGAAAAGCGCTCTCACATCGATGAACGAAGGCAACCGTCTTATTGAAGAAACAAAACAAAAAATGGATACCATGCAACAAGAAATAAACAAAACAACCGCATTAATCCATGCTGCAGCGCAAGAAGCAGCCAACGCCCAAGACATGATTTCGTCCATTCGTACGATTACAAAACAGACGAACTTGCTGGCATTAAATGCGTCGATTGAAGCCTCGCGTGCAGGAGAAGCAGGAAAAGGCTTTGCCATCGTCGCCCAGGAAGTTCGCAAGCTCGCCGAAGATACGAACACATTTGCCGCTCAAATTTTAGCTTCGTTGCAAACGATGGCGTCAGTACTCCAAGATGCCGTGCAGGCGGTGCAAGAAAATGAGCAGCATGTCGAGAAAACAAAACTTTCCTTATGGAAAACGGGAGAAACGTTTACATTATTCCAGCATATGTTCACCCAATTAAATGAGCTGCTGCAACAAAATAAAATACATGTCGAATCGGTAACGGTGAACGGACAAAACCTTCAGCGGCTCATTGGCGATATTAACGCGATTGCCAGCGATTTTACAAACATGGTGCAAGAAACTACCGCCGGATTAGAACAG